The Dioscorea cayenensis subsp. rotundata cultivar TDr96_F1 chromosome 8, TDr96_F1_v2_PseudoChromosome.rev07_lg8_w22 25.fasta, whole genome shotgun sequence genome segment AGAGTAATCAGGGTTATTTCCCGGAGTATGGGGCCAAATAGACGATCAGTTTCTCAACCAAGGGGTTCCCTCATTGGGAATAGAATCTTTACACAGCAACAAGCAAATTCAGCATTCGAAGGGGCTGACAGCACCATGAACATGAAGCGAGCAAACATACCCGTTATGAATCATGTTACTGGAAAGAACATGGTCAGAAAGACTTTATCAGTTCCTAGAAGTAAATTCTCTGATGATTATGGTAAAGAAAATACAAGGGTAAAGGCCAATTCTGCCTGCAGTGATGAGGAGATTATCTTCAAAGAAGTGGAGGTTTCAGGAGAAGTTGAAGCCAACAAATGCACCGATGTTAATTCACAAAATACAGGTACCACAGAAACTGTTTCAGGTTTTCTTTATGACAGGCTCCAAAAGGAAGTAATCTGTTTACGGAAGTCACAAGAATTGAAGGAAGGGGAGCTGCAGGCAAAGGATGATGAGATTAAGGTTAAGGATAACAGTTTCTCTTTCCTTCTACACTATCAGTGTTGCCCTCTCATTTTAATTTGTCAACTTCACCTTCTACACAGATGCTTCTCAGAAAGGTTGATGCGCTAACAAAGGTGATAAAAGCGGATTCTAAGAATATGAAGAGAGAATTGGCATCTAGAGGACAAGAATTACTAGTTGTCAAGTCAGATAATATCAAACAGAAGAATAGAAGCGCGAGCAACTCTAAAAGGTACACTATCAGCTTCACCTTCTTCTAGAATTATTTATCATGATTAAATGAACAAAGTTACACAAAATACAGCATTCCCAAGATGAAGGATTTTAATTAGACCTTCAGCAGTGAAATTGCAAGGAATTGATTTGTATAGCGAAACCAATAAATCAATGCGGAAAGCTACAATTTCTGTTTTCTACCATACTTTCCGTATTAGAGAAAAGCAATTCAATTTGAGTTAAGCAATTAATATGGATGTGTAGTTCATAATCAGTTCTAGATTAACAAATTATCAATTTCAAGTCCTTTACTTCTAGTTTGTTATTCTAATAGTCAGCATAGTGCTTTGGAAACTATGTTACCTGCCTGCTTATTTGTTCAATGTCTGGAATGAGTTTTGCAGATCAATCAAACTTCCAGATGTGTCCCCGAGTTCAAGAGGTGCTTAACATGCAATTCCAGACTCTACTCAGCAGTCCCACCTGATGAATTAATTTTGTACAGCTTGGAGTCAATGAATGTTGCTGATTaagcttcttgtttttttttgctCTCATAGAAAATAATATGCAAATTTGCACTCAAGCACAGGACAATCGATTTGTAAGAATGGAATGAAAGCTGATACTAATTGAAATGTTTGCCCACTTACCTCATCTTTGTCATGACTTTGTTTGCAAGCATCACTTATATCTTCAAAATTCATCTTCCCTTGCATTTGAGAGAATGTCAGAACTTTTTCCAGATGAGCAAGACCAAATTCTGTTATTTTTCACAATCTGCCTCAATATTTGAGAGGGAAGAATACAAACCTCATACAATCACAGAAGCCATAACAGCAAATAATACGCTCAAATACAATGAACATGGATAAAACAGAACAATGTCTATAAAAGGCAAAACATTTGGGGAGGCAACTAcacaaacataattttattcCTTCAATAACAGATACACCGGTGATTACTATCACACTAACACTGTCAACATGGCATAGACATGTAGCAGAACCATGCTATTTGATGCCATTGAAGGTGGGGCCAGTGCTAATACTCACATTAGACTGGGTATGTACTCCTTCAGCCATACTCACTTACTGTGAGAATGGCAAACCAGAGGGAACTcaacaagaataataaaagaTGATCTCTCTGCTTCTCTGAGATACTGAACGGTTCCATTCATAATCTTCACCAGCTTCTGGCTGATGTATAGACCAAGTCCTTCCCTTGAGATACCCGGGCTGTGGCGGAACATTTCCTGCACCAATGCCTCTGGAACTCCAGGTGCGGGATGAATTATTCTGCCAATAAGCAGAATCAAGTAagcaaacaaggaaaaaaaatacaaatctttGATAATTCTAGTTCTGCATATGGAGTATTTCAGTTACTGAGCTTCAGTAAATGCATTGCAGGATGCAACAGCTTAAAGGAATACATTTGATCCTCAAAATGGACATCTTCTCTACTGAAATTTGTTACATCAACGGTTACTTTAGTCCAGTAATTATTGCAACACCATGGAACTGAATGCATGTGATCTATAggtaatgtaaaaataaaaaaaacaagcacaATGGgaccaatatatacatatatatatacattcatcgCTGCATTTTTTTACTTCATAACATGCATCAGTGCCCCTAAGtatataaagttaatttaaattaaaattaaaaaaaaaataaagatacaaTCAGTAGGTTCATGTGCCCAAAATATGACTTGATAAGATAAACAACTTTCTGCATGATCTATGATCTTTATGCATATGAAGGCCATTAAATAGGTCTACCATGTATTCAGAAAATGCCTCATCTATCATGGTACTGTAGAGAAAAATTACCGGAATTCCAGATGGGCAATTTGTACTGCAGTCCCAATATGTTCCTTTCTTGGGATGACCTTCAACAGAACTGATCCACTTGCAGGCGACGTGAACTGAAGAGTGTTCAATAAAAAGTCCGCTAGAACTTGCTGCAGCCTCAAATTGTCTCCGTATAAGTACATGGTGGATAGATCAGCAGAAGAATCAATAACAAGTGAAACTTGTTGTTCCCTGCTTAGAGACATTCCCTGGGACACAACTGCCTCCACAACTTCCCCAAGGTTAAATTCCACAGCGTTCATCTCTAAATAGCTGTTTGAGGTCACCAAGGCTTTTGTTAGTCAAAGTGAGTTAAAAAGGGTTGATTTGCTGGAAAGAATATCACTTCGTAGCTATGTATCTAGTGGACATAGGACAAGGTGCCACAAAACTGAAAATGCCAGCATTAAGTTGGTTAAAATGGATTGATGCAACTTCCATTTGATATTAGTAAGAAATTACAAAACAagctttaaaaattttcttattatatcatACTCTAAAGATTATCACCGTGTTAATAACATAAAATCCTAATAGGTATCTTTCATATACACAGCAAAGCTGAAATCTACAAACCTGTTGCAGATTTAAAAACCAGCCTCTTCCAATTGGAAGGTGACGCAAATAGGATCACCAATTTTGGGCTCTTTCTGATGGTTTTTGCACTAATAGGACCACACAATCTTGGATGGAATTTTACTATTGTCAGACACAACTAATTCGAAATGAAGAGCAACATGGCCAGAAAGATAATTGGATAGAGAGAGCAAACTCAACTTAGCATGTGAAACAGGTtctttatcaaaaattaaaggaaaaggCAATTTTGTGAACTGTCAGCTATACAAATTGTTGGATATATTAGGATGTCACCTTATGAATTTGTATTATACTAGGCTAGGCCCTATATAAAGTAACAATCTGATAGAGGGACTAGcctaaatataataaaaatacataggTAACACTTTAGTATATCTAACATAAATGAATGCTTGATATATCACAGCCATGaaacaagaaattaataaaCAGAAAGATTCTTACCACTGCTCAATGCTTTCAAGATCCATGTCATCTAATATCTTTCTTAATTGCTCCTGACACAGACCACTTGTCCTAAGCAATTGCTTCTGCTCCTGAGTTAGATCAGAGGCTTCCATTAAGTTGCAAGTGAATACAATCCCATGCAGGGGGTTCCTAATTTCCTGCCGCAGGTATGCTAGTTCCTTGAGGCTGTTGATTGCAGCCTGCTCAGACATCCTTTGCACTTGTAACGCATGTTGAAGCTCTGAGCTAGCCACATGCAAAAAGCACAACACCCCAGTGATCCTACCCTCAGTGTTTGTCCGGGCATTTGCAGTAAGTAGTGCTTCTACGTACTTGTCATTCACGTCAAAAAATCCAAATAGCAAATTCTCTGCATTTTGGCCAGCAATGACAGCATTCATCACTATCCTCAGCTTGGTAAGTGTGTCATGGTCTTTGACTCGACAACCAAAACTATGGACGCTGAACACCTCTCCTATAAGTATTTTATCAATTGCATCCTCCCTGCTCAGACCTGATAGTTTGGCCATGGCTGCATTCCATTCAGAACAACAACCATACTCATCAGTTATAAATATTGGGGGAATCAGTTGATTTGGGCTGCTTACTATTGCAGTATAATCGCCTTGTAAACGGGTATACTTATCCATTACTAACTTCTGGCCAGTAACATCTTGTCCAACAAAGCAGATCCCAACAACATCATTGTTAATATCCCGACTACAGCAAGCATTGACAATCAAGATCACAGGcccattatttttttgatggccAAAGGTTTTAAGCTTGATTTGAACATTTTGCTCTTCTTTCCCTGCAATAAAAGAAGACATGAAATGGCCTTTGAGGCACTTGAAAATGCAGTCAAGACcataacacaacaaaataagaatCCAAGAATCTACAATGAGAAATATACTTGGAATGTTTACTAAGAAAATCACCTTGCAAAGCCAAGCGAAGAATACTTTTAGCCACTTCAACTGATTCTCCCTCAACCAGATCAACAAAAGGAAACCCAATGGCGTCTTCCACAGATAATCCAGTCAATTCTGCCGCTTTGGTATTCCAGCCATTTATGTTTCCTGATGCATCAACAGCCAAAATGGGCACTGTCGCTGTTTCAATCAGCCGAACCATCTCAGCTGTAACTGTACGCACTTCATCCATGCGCTGAATCTGCTTTGCCTCATCCGGAGTTGCATTTACTATGGTCTTTGAGTTATCCATCACAGGCTCATCTTGCAAGGAGCCCCGCAGTATCAGCTGCAAGGAATGGATTGCATCCATGTCAACATCTTCCCAAGGAAGACTTCTTCGCTTGACCACCTCCAAGAAGGCCTTGAATgaagatcgtggatgcattttgcGACCCTCATCATTCCTACCCCCAGGATCATGTTTGGCTCCACCCCATTTGATCTCTTTTGCTGTATGTGACCGAAACCAAAAGATGAAATCCTTAGATGTAATCTTGATTGCAGCCATACCGCAAACGGCATCTCCTAGTTCTGCAGCACGAGGATATCCTGCTTCTGTTAGGCTGTCAGTGCTCAATCCTGTGGTACTGTTGTGGTACTCTAGAAGCCACGCGGCTATATCGCGTATCTGTGCCTCCGTAGGTGTTACTTCAAGCAACCAGAATTGGTTCTTATAATAAAGAGCAGCACCATCACATTTAACAAGATCCATGACATTAGGAGATTGAGTAAATATACCAACAGGAGCATCCCGAAGAAGCATGTCACAAAGCACAGTCTGTGTTCGAAGAATATGTTTCTCTCTTGCCTGGGTAGCTAACTCTACCTCTTTATTCAATTGTATACCAAACACTTGTAGCAAAAATTCACAAGCATATCTAAGCGGGAACGGCACAAACCTAGGACTTGTGTGATGGCAAACCACAAGTCCCCAAAGTTTCATCCCTTTCTGCTGATCAATAGCtgtttcatcatcatcttcattgatcGTAACAGACATCACAAGGGAAGCAATTGAACCCATGTTAGCCATGTACTGAGCATGACAGCCATGAGGAGCCCTCAAGGTAGAACCTCCCAGACTCAAGGGCTGTGGCAATCTCTTATCCTGAATTACCTTCACCGGTGGAGCAGAACAATCACATATCATTCTAACCttatttttcataaacaaaaacCTTGAAGCCTGTGGGATATCAGTAGCAGGGTAGTGCAGGCCAAGATACGGTTCAAGATCTGATCTCCTGCATTCAGCTATAACTTCACCATGCTCATCTTCATGGAACTTATAAGCCATCACTCTATCATAACCTGTGAGTTCACTTACTTCCTTGACCAAAACATCACATAACAAAGGGATATTACCACTAGGCAAAGATTGCAGCCTTGAGATGGCTTTTGCAGCAAGTTTGTAAGATTTGAGCGCTCCAGCAGCAGTCACTGGCACATCAGCTGGATTCACAGGTTCTAAGTCAATAACCAAACCCACATCAATCCGGTGCATGATTGCGTAGAAAGGTTTTCCTGAACTCTTGCAATGAACCAGTATTGGATTCAAAAGATTAACTTCCCCAAAGCTTGCAGCCTTTTGCAGGGCAACAGCACTCGGGGACTTGAATAATGTTCGAACATCAGTACCTAT includes the following:
- the LOC120266891 gene encoding phytochrome C gives rise to the protein MTSMSNRGATCSRSSSARSKHSARVVAQTSLDAKIHTDFEESEQPFDYSTSIGVANRPSGAESGGVPPSAVSAYLQRMQRGKHIQPFGCMLAIEDDTFIIIAYSENAPEMLDLASHAVPSIEQREALTIGTDVRTLFKSPSAVALQKAASFGEVNLLNPILVHCKSSGKPFYAIMHRIDVGLVIDLEPVNPADVPVTAAGALKSYKLAAKAISRLQSLPSGNIPLLCDVLVKEVSELTGYDRVMAYKFHEDEHGEVIAECRRSDLEPYLGLHYPATDIPQASRFLFMKNKVRMICDCSAPPVKVIQDKRLPQPLSLGGSTLRAPHGCHAQYMANMGSIASLVMSVTINEDDDETAIDQQKGMKLWGLVVCHHTSPRFVPFPLRYACEFLLQVFGIQLNKEVELATQAREKHILRTQTVLCDMLLRDAPVGIFTQSPNVMDLVKCDGAALYYKNQFWLLEVTPTEAQIRDIAAWLLEYHNSTTGLSTDSLTEAGYPRAAELGDAVCGMAAIKITSKDFIFWFRSHTAKEIKWGGAKHDPGGRNDEGRKMHPRSSFKAFLEVVKRRSLPWEDVDMDAIHSLQLILRGSLQDEPVMDNSKTIVNATPDEAKQIQRMDEVRTVTAEMVRLIETATVPILAVDASGNINGWNTKAAELTGLSVEDAIGFPFVDLVEGESVEVAKSILRLALQGKEEQNVQIKLKTFGHQKNNGPVILIVNACCSRDINNDVVGICFVGQDVTGQKLVMDKYTRLQGDYTAIVSSPNQLIPPIFITDEYGCCSEWNAAMAKLSGLSREDAIDKILIGEVFSVHSFGCRVKDHDTLTKLRIVMNAVIAGQNAENLLFGFFDVNDKYVEALLTANARTNTEGRITGVLCFLHVASSELQHALQVQRMSEQAAINSLKELAYLRQEIRNPLHGIVFTCNLMEASDLTQEQKQLLRTSGLCQEQLRKILDDMDLESIEQCYLEMNAVEFNLGEVVEAVVSQGMSLSREQQVSLVIDSSADLSTMYLYGDNLRLQQVLADFLLNTLQFTSPASGSVLLKVIPRKEHIGTAVQIAHLEFRIIHPAPGVPEALVQEMFRHSPGISREGLGLYISQKLVKIMNGTVQYLREAERSSFIILVEFPLVCHSHSK